In the Candidatus Electrothrix sp. GW3-4 genome, one interval contains:
- a CDS encoding ATP-binding protein, whose amino-acid sequence MNEQPDPSWKPEEQRGVQPFALVKYFSFTSLLVILVASFVLTWSFSNNARDTMLDRSESYSRMFAENLNRQVFHSFVIPTVIRFGRIALSDEAQFGLLDQMVHNITRGMKIEAVTIFDSRENIVSYSTDAALVGKKNIGGIEYKKALKGESTSVLISNGSMFNLLPGASPMFCTLKTYVPFRQERRVGDRSGEIMGVILVVKDLSEDLEAVVSLQFRVLLLSLTVMGILFAVLSAIVIRANRIMEARAEERRELEKQLHEAQRLAVLGKMIASVSHEIKNPLGIVRSTAEILGKRLAKLAPGNEHLSKIIVDETTRLDGIVREFLDFARPKTPTKALGSLNTLVRRLALFMNVEFSDKQIDFVDELDPELPECPLDGDQLYQVLLNIIFNAIHAMPEGGKLTVRTFASEKDVSLEITDSGSGMPPEKLEQIFIPFFTDKNRGTGLGLAITKNIVEQHKGEIKVQSEEGVGTTFTVRLPKEEVTELPNHA is encoded by the coding sequence ATGAATGAACAACCTGATCCGTCCTGGAAGCCTGAAGAACAACGAGGGGTGCAACCCTTTGCCCTGGTTAAATACTTTTCCTTTACCTCACTCCTTGTTATCCTGGTGGCCTCCTTTGTTTTGACCTGGAGTTTTTCCAATAATGCCCGGGATACCATGCTGGATCGGAGTGAGAGCTACTCCCGTATGTTTGCCGAGAATCTGAACCGGCAGGTCTTTCATAGCTTTGTCATTCCCACGGTTATCCGCTTCGGACGTATCGCCCTCTCTGATGAAGCCCAGTTTGGACTGCTTGATCAGATGGTGCATAACATCACCCGGGGAATGAAGATCGAGGCCGTCACCATCTTTGATTCCCGGGAGAATATTGTCTCCTATTCTACGGATGCGGCCTTGGTAGGGAAAAAAAATATCGGCGGCATTGAGTACAAAAAGGCCTTAAAGGGAGAAAGCACCTCTGTGTTGATCTCTAACGGTTCTATGTTCAACCTGCTGCCCGGTGCCTCCCCTATGTTCTGCACCCTTAAGACCTATGTCCCGTTTCGTCAGGAACGACGGGTAGGTGATCGATCCGGTGAGATTATGGGGGTTATCCTGGTGGTCAAGGATCTGTCAGAGGATCTGGAAGCGGTGGTCTCCTTGCAGTTCAGGGTCTTGCTCCTCTCTTTGACTGTTATGGGAATTCTGTTCGCGGTCCTGAGTGCCATCGTGATTCGGGCCAACCGGATCATGGAGGCCCGGGCTGAGGAGCGGCGGGAGCTGGAAAAACAGCTGCACGAGGCCCAGCGCCTGGCCGTGCTGGGCAAGATGATCGCCTCTGTTTCCCATGAAATCAAGAACCCCCTGGGTATTGTCCGCTCCACAGCGGAGATCCTCGGTAAACGACTGGCCAAGCTGGCACCGGGTAACGAACATCTCTCTAAGATCATTGTTGATGAAACCACCCGCCTGGATGGCATTGTTCGTGAATTTCTTGATTTTGCCCGTCCCAAGACCCCGACCAAGGCCCTGGGGTCCTTGAACACCTTGGTGCGGCGTTTGGCCTTGTTTATGAACGTCGAGTTCAGCGATAAGCAGATTGATTTTGTAGATGAGCTGGACCCCGAGCTTCCTGAGTGTCCGCTTGATGGCGATCAGCTCTACCAGGTGTTGCTCAATATCATCTTTAACGCTATCCATGCCATGCCCGAGGGGGGCAAACTCACGGTTCGCACCTTTGCCAGTGAGAAAGATGTTTCTTTGGAGATCACCGATAGCGGTTCCGGGATGCCACCGGAGAAACTGGAACAGATCTTCATCCCCTTCTTTACCGATAAAAACCGGGGAACCGGTCTGGGGCTTGCCATCACCAAGAATATTGTTGAGCAGCATAAGGGTGAGATAAAGGTGCAGAGTGAAGAAGGCGTTGGCACGACCTTTACTGTGAGACTGCCTAAGGAAGAGGTCACTGAACTACCCAACCATGCTTGA
- a CDS encoding chloride channel protein translates to MRCKRLIAEQRQRLRMREHTFMVIVAVVIGLLGGFGAIFFRFAIRFFEGIFFGTCQYSLDYALQLPWYVKLLAPAAGGLIVGPIVFYFAREAKGHGVPEVMESIVLRGGAIRPRVMLAKVMASAVSIGSGGSVGREGPIVQIGSAIGSSLGQFLKVTGSHLRTFVACGTAAGIAATFNAPIAGALFAMEVILSDFGISQFSPIVVSSVAATVVSRHFIGDFSAFVIPHYELVSVFEMIPYFILGILSALVALGFITILYKTEDLFEALRIPSLLKPVFGGLLIGGIGIIFPHIFGVGYDTISLALNGQMVGYLMLFLVGLKIIATSITIGSGGSGGIFAPSLFLGANLSGFVGTIVHGLAPTLTASPGAYALVGMGAVASGAMHAPITSILIIFELTNDYRIILPLMIACIVSVLTTTRLRKDSIYTLKLSRRGIDLFQGQEVNVLRSLQVSRVMKTDFEQISADTSLRKLMDLTVSSPHSNFFVVNSQNQLLGMISIHDIRRIIYAYNALEPVLIAYDVMKPIPQSFTSTDSLDVVMKALGHMNIDELPVVQEGNGSQLLGTVAKDDVIDAYNQEMVKRDMITSVSGAIGSMGTFKRIELMDGQILCEIEVPGAFIGKTLQELNLRSRFAVEVVMIKEGFNAEKNEKQHVMMPQPDYPFQFGDSLLIMGSQENVNKIRKSP, encoded by the coding sequence ATGCGTTGCAAACGATTGATCGCTGAACAACGGCAGCGATTGCGCATGAGGGAACATACCTTTATGGTTATTGTTGCCGTTGTCATCGGTCTGCTGGGCGGATTCGGTGCGATCTTTTTTCGCTTTGCCATTCGCTTCTTTGAAGGGATCTTTTTCGGAACCTGCCAATACTCACTTGACTATGCCTTGCAATTACCCTGGTATGTTAAGCTGCTCGCCCCAGCAGCAGGGGGCTTGATCGTGGGACCAATTGTCTTTTATTTTGCCCGGGAAGCAAAAGGCCATGGGGTTCCCGAAGTCATGGAGTCCATCGTGCTGCGGGGCGGCGCTATTCGTCCCCGGGTGATGCTTGCCAAGGTCATGGCCTCGGCCGTTTCCATTGGCTCTGGGGGCTCGGTGGGACGCGAAGGACCGATCGTCCAGATTGGTTCAGCCATTGGGTCTTCCTTGGGGCAGTTCCTCAAGGTGACCGGCTCGCATCTGCGGACCTTTGTGGCCTGTGGCACCGCAGCCGGGATCGCGGCAACCTTTAATGCACCTATAGCCGGGGCCCTGTTCGCGATGGAAGTCATTCTCAGTGATTTCGGTATCTCTCAATTCAGCCCTATCGTGGTTTCATCGGTTGCCGCCACCGTTGTCTCTCGTCATTTTATAGGTGATTTTTCAGCCTTTGTCATTCCGCATTATGAGCTAGTCAGTGTCTTTGAAATGATTCCTTATTTCATTCTGGGAATCCTGTCCGCTCTTGTCGCCCTGGGCTTCATCACGATCTTATATAAGACCGAGGATCTGTTTGAAGCCCTTCGTATCCCCTCCCTCTTGAAACCCGTCTTCGGGGGCCTCCTGATTGGCGGGATTGGCATTATCTTTCCCCATATATTCGGGGTCGGCTACGATACCATCAGTCTCGCGCTTAATGGCCAGATGGTTGGCTACTTGATGCTCTTTCTGGTCGGCTTAAAGATCATCGCGACCTCCATTACCATCGGCTCCGGTGGATCCGGGGGTATCTTTGCCCCTTCTCTGTTTTTGGGGGCAAACCTCAGTGGTTTTGTCGGGACCATTGTTCATGGCCTGGCACCGACACTCACGGCCTCACCTGGAGCGTACGCGCTGGTGGGAATGGGCGCAGTGGCCTCAGGTGCTATGCATGCACCGATCACCTCAATTCTTATTATCTTTGAGCTGACCAATGATTACCGGATTATCCTCCCCTTGATGATTGCCTGTATCGTCAGTGTGTTAACGACTACCCGCCTGAGAAAGGATTCCATCTATACCCTCAAACTTTCTCGCCGAGGAATTGATCTTTTTCAGGGGCAGGAGGTCAATGTCCTGCGTTCCTTACAGGTCTCCCGAGTGATGAAAACGGATTTCGAACAGATAAGCGCAGACACTTCGTTGCGAAAGTTGATGGACCTAACGGTCAGCAGCCCACACTCGAATTTTTTTGTGGTCAACAGCCAGAATCAGCTGCTTGGCATGATATCGATTCATGATATTCGCAGAATAATATATGCATATAATGCATTGGAGCCTGTTCTTATTGCCTATGATGTAATGAAGCCAATCCCACAATCTTTTACCTCAACGGACAGTCTGGATGTCGTCATGAAGGCGTTGGGGCATATGAACATTGATGAACTCCCTGTGGTGCAAGAGGGCAATGGTTCGCAGCTCCTGGGCACGGTGGCCAAGGACGATGTCATTGATGCGTACAACCAAGAGATGGTGAAGCGGGATATGATTACCTCAGTTTCCGGGGCCATCGGTTCAATGGGTACGTTTAAACGCATCGAACTGATGGATGGTCAGATTCTCTGTGAGATTGAGGTGCCGGGAGCCTTTATCGGCAAGACCCTGCAAGAACTCAATCTGCGGAGTCGTTTTGCTGTTGAGGTCGTTATGATTAAAGAGGGTTTTAATGCTGAGAAGAATGAAAAACAGCATGTCATGATGCCGCAGCCAGATTATCCTTTTCAATTTGGCGATTCCCTTCTCATTATGGGCTCACAAGAGAACGTGAACAAGATCAGGAAATCCCCTTAA
- a CDS encoding M6 family metalloprotease domain-containing protein: MKSGKKKGMAFLRRLIISVILLFYILPATVQANTASPHIVHENQPDGTEIALRIKGSEALRWQEDLDGFTVLRTKSGHYVYARRGVNGRLVPTEHKVGKANPKALGLKRRELPSPAVRAIMRADSPAALTSDETTQTTLQQTTIPQVLNNLVVLIRFSDHTDRAVPAESDIDVLMNAIGGDPDLAPAGSLRDIYLNNSYGALTIDSTVVAWATVSHTEAYYADGASGLVTKVHEALGEALDIVDEVVDFSSFDQDHDGYIDAITFLHSGYGAEWGGTDAYGAYYTDRIWSHKWAISGSWLSAEGVRVYDYHISPALWGTSGSTIGRIGVIAHETGHFLGLPDLYDTDTSGGDGIGSWGLMANSWGGDGSQQPPPLMSAWSKMQLGWLTPTDLSASGYYSQENSLASDLVYRVTDGFPLDEYLLIENRRRRDASNALVDNIPISGDGLVVYHVDDAAGYNTEGYPGQPGWPENGNHYRVAVLQADGNYNLEKGDNRGDSGDAYRSGAVLGPATTPNTDAYQDGVISPTDHEFSEFSGAGASMNFAFNINQIPSDPPTAPTDLTATAVSAAQIDLSWTVGARAETQEVLRSADAVSFTPVATLGPEVNVYADSGLAAATTYTYQIRAVNSSGSAVSASAAAVTMDISPQAYAIDENTVSGTLIGSYPDTYAEDGTTEQLTEILAGNAKNGRSLLDHSWQIGPVAGGAPIILTVAAWTDSALEGFTFSCSVDNGITYTDVLTVDQTTPQQQMVEFLAGASDTVYLRVTDTDNSRGETALDSLLVDYIMIESLGEVVLVPPTNLSGSALSSSEIALSWNDVIGESGYIVEYRENGTTGWQLAIADLAADSTGYTVNGLTSGTAYDFLVSSFDETSQTASVQTVEPITTLEEGVIDVVTIVTAEYKVTPRQLLVEAISTQQPQAVLTLVGFGEMTYSAADGKYLYQNKTDDPGATLTVISDLGGSSTTVVVQK; encoded by the coding sequence ATGAAATCAGGAAAAAAGAAGGGAATGGCATTCCTGCGTCGTTTGATCATATCTGTTATCTTATTGTTTTATATTCTTCCGGCTACTGTCCAAGCAAATACAGCCAGCCCGCATATTGTCCATGAAAATCAGCCTGACGGAACAGAAATAGCACTTCGCATCAAAGGGAGCGAAGCGCTTCGTTGGCAGGAAGATCTTGACGGATTCACAGTGCTTCGTACAAAATCAGGGCATTATGTCTATGCAAGACGGGGAGTAAATGGGCGCTTGGTGCCTACGGAACACAAGGTTGGCAAGGCCAACCCGAAGGCCCTGGGCCTGAAGCGCCGGGAGTTACCCTCCCCAGCTGTCAGGGCGATAATGCGTGCTGATAGCCCAGCAGCCCTGACCTCTGATGAAACAACACAGACAACTCTTCAGCAAACAACGATACCGCAGGTCTTGAATAATCTCGTTGTGCTGATCAGGTTCAGTGACCATACTGATCGCGCTGTTCCGGCAGAATCTGATATCGATGTGCTGATGAATGCGATTGGCGGGGATCCTGATCTGGCTCCTGCTGGCAGCCTGCGGGATATTTACCTGAACAACTCCTACGGGGCCCTGACCATTGACTCTACAGTCGTAGCCTGGGCCACTGTCTCTCACACGGAGGCATATTATGCCGACGGGGCATCCGGTCTGGTCACCAAGGTTCATGAGGCCCTTGGCGAGGCCCTGGATATTGTCGACGAGGTTGTCGATTTCAGCAGTTTTGACCAGGATCATGATGGCTATATTGACGCCATCACCTTCCTCCATTCAGGTTATGGTGCCGAATGGGGTGGAACTGATGCCTACGGAGCCTATTATACAGACCGTATCTGGTCGCATAAATGGGCCATTTCCGGCTCCTGGCTCTCAGCTGAGGGGGTGCGGGTCTATGACTACCATATCAGTCCGGCACTTTGGGGGACATCAGGCAGCACTATCGGGCGTATCGGCGTAATTGCGCATGAGACAGGACATTTTCTCGGTCTTCCTGATTTATATGATACCGACACTTCCGGGGGGGATGGAATCGGTTCCTGGGGCCTGATGGCCAACTCCTGGGGCGGTGACGGTAGTCAGCAGCCCCCACCCCTGATGTCTGCCTGGAGTAAGATGCAGTTAGGCTGGCTGACTCCGACAGACCTCTCTGCCTCGGGATATTATTCTCAGGAAAACTCGCTGGCCTCTGATCTGGTCTATAGGGTGACCGATGGTTTTCCCTTGGATGAGTATCTCCTGATTGAGAATCGCAGGAGAAGAGATGCCAGTAATGCGCTGGTGGACAATATTCCGATCTCTGGAGACGGACTGGTTGTTTATCATGTCGATGATGCTGCCGGGTATAATACAGAGGGGTATCCGGGACAGCCTGGGTGGCCGGAAAACGGGAACCATTATCGGGTGGCGGTGCTTCAGGCCGATGGTAACTATAATCTGGAAAAGGGCGATAACCGGGGCGACAGTGGTGATGCGTACCGTTCAGGTGCAGTCCTCGGTCCGGCAACCACACCAAATACCGACGCCTATCAGGATGGTGTTATTTCCCCGACAGACCATGAGTTCTCAGAATTCAGCGGGGCCGGGGCAAGTATGAATTTTGCGTTCAACATTAATCAAATTCCATCTGATCCGCCCACAGCACCCACTGACCTGACGGCAACAGCCGTTTCAGCAGCTCAGATTGATCTGAGCTGGACTGTTGGCGCGCGTGCTGAAACCCAGGAGGTATTACGCAGTGCTGATGCGGTATCGTTTACCCCTGTTGCCACCCTGGGACCAGAGGTCAATGTCTATGCAGATAGTGGTCTTGCCGCCGCAACCACGTATACGTATCAGATTCGTGCCGTAAACAGCAGCGGGTCAGCGGTCTCGGCAAGTGCAGCAGCTGTCACCATGGATATCTCCCCGCAGGCCTATGCCATAGATGAAAACACCGTGTCCGGGACCCTTATCGGTTCGTATCCAGATACATATGCGGAAGACGGGACAACAGAGCAGCTGACTGAAATCCTCGCTGGAAACGCAAAGAACGGGCGTTCCTTGCTGGACCATAGCTGGCAGATAGGACCGGTTGCAGGGGGTGCTCCAATTATACTGACTGTTGCAGCCTGGACGGATTCCGCCCTTGAGGGCTTCACCTTTTCCTGCTCAGTTGACAACGGTATTACCTATACTGATGTGCTGACGGTCGATCAGACGACACCGCAACAGCAGATGGTCGAATTCCTGGCAGGGGCAAGTGATACGGTTTATCTGCGGGTGACGGATACAGATAATTCCAGAGGTGAAACAGCGCTTGATTCCCTCTTGGTTGATTATATTATGATCGAATCTTTGGGTGAGGTGGTCTTGGTCCCCCCGACAAACCTGAGCGGTTCAGCTCTTTCCTCATCAGAGATTGCCCTGTCCTGGAATGACGTTATCGGAGAAAGCGGCTATATCGTAGAATACCGTGAAAACGGGACAACAGGATGGCAGCTGGCAATCGCTGATCTGGCCGCAGACAGTACCGGGTACACAGTGAACGGCCTGACATCAGGCACGGCCTATGATTTCCTGGTCTCCTCTTTTGATGAGACAAGCCAGACGGCCAGCGTGCAGACAGTGGAACCGATTACGACCCTGGAGGAAGGAGTGATCGATGTCGTTACAATCGTTACGGCAGAGTATAAGGTGACCCCTCGGCAACTGTTGGTTGAAGCGATCAGTACGCAGCAGCCGCAGGCTGTTCTGACACTTGTTGGATTTGGTGAGATGACCTACAGTGCTGCTGATGGAAAATATCTGTATCAGAACAAGACAGACGATCCAGGGGCAACCCTCACTGTCATATCTGACCTTGGTGGGAGCAGTACCACCGTTGTTGTGCAAAAATAA
- a CDS encoding 23S rRNA (pseudouridine(1915)-N(3))-methyltransferase RlmH, whose protein sequence is MKLTIPFLGKTKEKYLEQAIEDYAGRLRRYLPVETAMLKSRHAKNDAGQVIMAREAEQLLNAAAGSSLIVALDPAGREQTSEDIASALTNWEDRGIQTLCFLIGGYLGLDQQVRQQADQIWSLSRLTFTHEMTRFILLEQLYRACSIKAGHKYHK, encoded by the coding sequence ATGAAACTAACGATTCCCTTTCTCGGAAAGACAAAAGAAAAATACCTGGAGCAGGCAATAGAAGATTACGCAGGCCGACTGCGGCGCTATCTTCCAGTGGAGACAGCTATGCTCAAGAGTAGACATGCAAAGAATGACGCAGGACAGGTCATTATGGCTCGGGAGGCAGAACAACTGCTCAATGCTGCGGCAGGCTCCTCGTTGATAGTGGCCCTGGACCCTGCCGGACGTGAGCAAACCTCGGAAGACATAGCGAGTGCTCTTACAAACTGGGAAGATCGGGGAATACAGACGCTTTGCTTTCTCATTGGTGGATATCTCGGTCTGGACCAGCAGGTGCGCCAGCAGGCTGACCAAATCTGGTCGTTATCCCGTCTCACCTTTACCCATGAGATGACCCGCTTTATTCTGTTAGAACAACTTTATCGGGCCTGCTCCATCAAGGCTGGACATAAGTATCATAAATAA
- a CDS encoding metalloregulator ArsR/SmtB family transcription factor produces the protein MDNQIDDLALLLKSISHPIRLKILCLLQDRELTVSEIREEVVTSGANISQHLNIMRNQGIISSRKEANFIYNHIADERIIELMKTMRQLFCTIV, from the coding sequence ATGGATAACCAGATTGATGATCTTGCTCTTTTGCTCAAATCTATCTCCCATCCCATTCGCTTGAAGATCCTCTGTCTCCTCCAGGACAGGGAGCTGACAGTCAGCGAGATTCGGGAAGAGGTGGTGACCAGCGGGGCAAATATCAGTCAGCATTTGAATATAATGCGAAACCAAGGTATTATCAGCTCACGCAAGGAAGCGAACTTTATTTATAATCACATTGCGGATGAGCGGATTATCGAGTTAATGAAAACGATGCGGCAGCTCTTTTGCACCATCGTCTAA
- a CDS encoding transposase, which produces MKPHHSRYWLNPNHDNEELFVLEVKDVCETYHEAPRKAVINGRRTISIDENTGIQALERKNPTKKIEPGKPERIEFEYIRHGTLSLIANFDVVTGEVVSPSIGDTRDEHDFCEHIRSLILSDPETREWVFVADQLNTHKSESLVKLVSELCEIKDKLGVKGKQGILKSMKSRAEFLRKKDHAIRFVYTPKHCSWLNQVEIWFGILTKKIIKRGNFTSKKDLRSKLLDFIDYFNATMAKPYKWTFNGLPLKA; this is translated from the coding sequence GTGAAACCTCATCATAGTCGGTATTGGCTCAATCCCAATCATGACAATGAAGAACTGTTTGTTTTAGAAGTGAAAGATGTCTGTGAAACATACCACGAAGCTCCCCGAAAGGCGGTAATAAACGGCAGGCGAACCATCAGTATTGATGAAAATACCGGAATACAGGCTCTTGAGAGGAAAAATCCGACAAAAAAGATAGAGCCGGGAAAGCCGGAGCGGATTGAGTTTGAGTACATCAGGCACGGAACACTCTCGCTCATTGCAAACTTTGACGTAGTGACCGGTGAAGTCGTCTCTCCCAGCATAGGAGACACTCGGGACGAACATGATTTTTGCGAACATATTCGAAGCCTTATATTAAGCGATCCGGAAACTCGGGAGTGGGTCTTTGTGGCTGATCAGCTCAATACTCATAAGTCGGAATCACTTGTCAAGTTGGTCAGTGAATTATGCGAAATAAAAGATAAGTTAGGCGTCAAAGGGAAACAAGGCATTTTGAAATCAATGAAAAGCAGAGCCGAATTTCTCAGGAAGAAAGACCATGCAATTCGCTTTGTTTATACCCCAAAACACTGTTCATGGCTCAATCAAGTAGAAATTTGGTTTGGTATTCTTACTAAGAAAATCATTAAAAGAGGTAATTTTACATCAAAAAAAGATCTCAGGAGCAAATTGCTCGACTTTATTGATTACTTTAATGCGACAATGGCAAAACCATACAAATGGACATTTAATGGGTTGCCGTTAAAAGCATAG
- a CDS encoding helix-turn-helix domain-containing protein, whose amino-acid sequence MPTPKSPSIAVSEQQKEILSKIARQSTADFREVSRASLILEIEKGKPNSKIAKVMSCSIDKVKHWRYKWLANQDTLMQIETDPQNANQLEKSIREVLKDNPRPGAPVTYSSEQYCQILAVALEHPEESGRPISQWSSRELADECNKRGITSGISDRQVGRFLKRNRCETSS is encoded by the coding sequence ATGCCTACACCCAAATCGCCATCAATTGCTGTTTCCGAACAACAGAAAGAAATTTTGTCAAAAATAGCTCGACAATCAACAGCTGATTTTCGTGAGGTAAGTCGGGCTTCTTTAATATTGGAGATTGAGAAAGGAAAACCGAACTCAAAGATTGCAAAAGTCATGAGTTGCAGTATCGACAAGGTTAAACATTGGAGATACAAGTGGCTGGCCAACCAAGATACTTTAATGCAAATAGAGACTGATCCCCAAAATGCCAATCAGTTGGAAAAAAGTATTCGAGAAGTTTTAAAAGATAATCCGCGTCCGGGAGCACCAGTAACTTATTCTTCAGAACAATATTGTCAGATTTTAGCAGTTGCACTGGAGCATCCCGAAGAAAGCGGTCGTCCAATTTCTCAATGGAGCAGTAGGGAATTGGCGGATGAATGCAATAAGCGTGGGATAACCTCTGGAATTTCGGACCGTCAAGTGGGCCGATTTTTAAAAAGAAACCGATGTGAAACCTCATCATAG